In Candidatus Zixiibacteriota bacterium, the following proteins share a genomic window:
- a CDS encoding autotransporter outer membrane beta-barrel domain-containing protein, protein MKKAVVLVTVLVLSAGMVKGDSFDAIGSAFGTLSTAQVVGQGKGSLGMGVGAADMNSFFGFFAYGMSPSTEGRLKLGVADESNVDAKVTFGLDFHYQMMDADVTRQDPLDLAVGGFMEYVDFDGLSVFQIGADLIGSHPFDLSNNTTLTPYGRFNVRLERYKVEVNVLGQKVSSSESELKFGLSLGTGWDMTPNFGLFGEFQFDGNDGLFVGLRYRVL, encoded by the coding sequence ATGAAAAAAGCAGTAGTCTTGGTAACAGTCTTAGTGTTGTCGGCAGGGATGGTTAAGGGCGATTCTTTTGATGCTATCGGTTCAGCCTTCGGCACACTGAGCACGGCGCAGGTTGTTGGACAGGGGAAAGGTTCATTGGGGATGGGTGTTGGCGCGGCCGACATGAATTCATTTTTCGGTTTCTTTGCTTACGGAATGTCGCCCTCGACAGAAGGACGACTGAAACTGGGTGTTGCCGATGAAAGTAATGTCGACGCGAAAGTGACTTTTGGACTGGATTTCCATTACCAGATGATGGACGCCGACGTCACCAGGCAAGACCCGCTCGATCTGGCGGTGGGTGGGTTTATGGAGTATGTCGATTTCGACGGTCTGAGTGTTTTTCAGATCGGCGCCGACTTGATTGGATCACATCCGTTCGATCTAAGCAACAACACCACCTTGACGCCGTATGGTCGCTTCAATGTTCGACTGGAGCGCTACAAGGTTGAAGTCAACGTCCTCGGTCAAAAGGTGTCCTCATCTGAGTCCGAACTCAAGTTCGGGTTGAGCCTCGGTACCGGATGGGACATGACACCGAATTTCGGATTGTTCGGTGAATTCCAGTTTGACGGTAACGATGGCTTGTTTGTTGGATTACGGTACCGTGTCTTGTAG
- a CDS encoding HEAT repeat domain-containing protein — protein MFERQSDRHELPDARWYVIRNTVFVLGSLKDPEGVAALRLRINDNDIRVRREIVRSLEKIGGDDACDLLIVMADDRDQEISESSVIAAGIIGRPDSAPLFIDVARRHPLLSARCVFALGKMGGSDATAYLIKLLGCDDELSRIVGQGVSKDDIRLAVIKALGSIGGEDAINSIQEYRDGMSRTHKLFSKNSPINKAIQELLEP, from the coding sequence ATGTTCGAACGTCAATCGGATCGCCATGAGTTACCGGATGCTCGATGGTACGTGATTCGCAACACCGTTTTTGTCCTCGGGTCGCTGAAAGACCCGGAGGGTGTGGCAGCACTACGCCTACGCATCAACGATAATGATATCCGGGTGCGCCGGGAAATCGTCCGTTCACTCGAAAAGATAGGCGGCGATGATGCCTGCGATCTTTTAATCGTCATGGCCGATGACCGCGATCAGGAAATCAGTGAAAGCTCGGTTATAGCGGCCGGCATTATTGGACGGCCCGATTCGGCGCCGTTGTTTATCGATGTCGCGCGGCGGCATCCGCTGTTATCGGCACGCTGTGTCTTTGCTCTTGGAAAGATGGGTGGCTCCGATGCCACGGCCTATCTGATCAAGCTGTTAGGCTGCGACGATGAGTTGTCGCGAATTGTCGGCCAGGGTGTTTCCAAAGACGACATCAGGCTGGCCGTGATCAAGGCGCTGGGGAGTATCGGAGGTGAGGACGCCATCAATTCGATTCAGGAATACCGGGACGGCATGTCGCGCACACATAAACTGTTTTCCAAAAACTCTCCGATCAACAAAGCGATCCAGGAGTTGCTGGAGCCATAG
- the gmhB gene encoding D-glycero-beta-D-manno-heptose 1,7-bisphosphate 7-phosphatase, whose product MKKRILVIRFGSLGDVLLTSAAVANLRISFPDHEITYLTKERFAPVVQRFGTVDKVLSISDPVSTTEFYRCLREFSKVRYEKVIDLHGNLRSIATRMMLKAGLKVSYPKRRGERWLMTRRTKKIPRHYPHTIDLYNSAVSSSGGSLFCRRPQLKMSSHEQISALLSGISHQGPIIAVAPGAAHPTKQWPIERFAEVATTLYRTRAASIIWIGTEHERAWPELKSLFEPERFVECINQPIAQLADVIAQANITVSNDSGLAHLSSAVGTPVVAVFGPTHQALGFAGRGLRDCVVEVDEHCRPCSRHGRTPCYRERRFCLERITPAMVSKQTANILDDSAGIGRACFVDRDGTVITDKHFLSDPDQIEFIDSSVQALKEVQGLGFKVVIISNQSGVARGLFDVVDVERMNARLVQMLAEQGVKVDAVYYCPHLADGKVDEYAISCNCRKPAPGMLEEAASQLGIDLRRSYAVGDKLDDLFLGFTTAVTPLLVRTGKGAKEEQRLSDFCFGDDIKVVDNLLAAVKSIEEDSRHA is encoded by the coding sequence ATGAAGAAGAGGATCTTAGTCATTCGATTCGGTTCGCTGGGGGACGTGCTGCTTACTTCGGCCGCGGTGGCCAATCTGCGTATCAGTTTCCCGGACCATGAAATCACATACCTGACCAAAGAGCGGTTTGCGCCGGTTGTCCAACGGTTCGGTACCGTCGATAAGGTCCTGTCTATTTCAGACCCTGTGAGCACGACCGAGTTCTACCGGTGTCTCCGCGAGTTTTCAAAGGTACGCTATGAAAAGGTAATTGACCTGCACGGCAATCTTCGCTCGATAGCCACGCGAATGATGCTCAAGGCCGGGCTTAAAGTCAGCTATCCCAAACGTCGGGGCGAACGGTGGCTGATGACACGTCGCACCAAGAAGATACCCAGACATTATCCTCACACCATCGATCTTTACAACAGCGCCGTGAGTAGCTCAGGCGGGTCCCTCTTTTGTCGTCGGCCGCAGCTCAAAATGTCGTCGCATGAACAGATCTCAGCCCTGCTGAGCGGCATAAGTCACCAGGGACCGATCATCGCTGTCGCTCCCGGCGCCGCTCACCCGACTAAGCAATGGCCGATCGAGCGCTTCGCCGAGGTGGCAACCACGCTGTATCGAACACGGGCTGCATCAATCATCTGGATTGGAACGGAGCACGAACGAGCCTGGCCTGAATTGAAATCTCTTTTCGAACCGGAGCGCTTTGTTGAGTGCATCAACCAGCCCATCGCACAACTGGCCGATGTAATCGCACAAGCTAACATTACAGTCTCCAACGATTCCGGCCTGGCGCATCTTTCATCGGCGGTGGGAACGCCGGTGGTGGCGGTCTTTGGACCCACCCACCAGGCGCTGGGTTTCGCCGGGCGAGGTTTGCGCGACTGTGTGGTCGAGGTAGACGAACACTGCCGACCCTGCTCCCGCCACGGTCGCACACCTTGCTATCGTGAAAGACGTTTCTGTCTCGAACGCATCACACCGGCCATGGTAAGCAAACAAACCGCGAACATTCTCGATGACTCTGCCGGTATTGGTAGAGCCTGCTTTGTCGATCGCGACGGGACGGTTATAACAGACAAGCACTTTCTCAGTGATCCCGATCAGATTGAGTTTATCGATAGTTCTGTCCAGGCGTTGAAAGAGGTTCAAGGTCTTGGTTTCAAAGTCGTGATCATCTCCAACCAATCGGGCGTCGCGCGCGGGTTGTTCGATGTTGTGGACGTTGAGCGGATGAACGCACGTCTGGTGCAGATGCTCGCTGAACAGGGCGTCAAGGTGGACGCTGTTTACTATTGTCCTCATCTGGCCGATGGCAAGGTGGACGAATACGCCATATCATGCAACTGTCGCAAACCGGCGCCCGGAATGCTCGAAGAGGCTGCTTCGCAATTGGGAATCGATCTGAGGCGCTCGTATGCCGTTGGCGACAAACTGGACGATCTCTTCCTTGGCTTTACGACTGCTGTGACCCCACTGCTGGTCCGTACCGGTAAAGGGGCAAAAGAGGAACAACGGTTGAGCGATTTCTGTTTTGGAGATGATATCAAAGTGGTCGACAACCTGCTTGCCGCCGTGAAATCCATTGAGGAAGACAGTCGCCATGCATAA
- a CDS encoding undecaprenyl-diphosphate phosphatase has product MTWLDAAILGLLQGLTEFLPVSSSGHLVLAQALLGVKQPGMSFEILVHVGSLVAVLIYFRVRLFKLVVSLFNPSLVADRRVVWYLIVATIPAGVLGVLFEDFFAEAFSQPVFAGWMLIVTAIILMSTRWATRRARDLTWHPALIMGVAQALAILPGISRSGSTISAGLHAGIKPAEAAEFSFLLAIPAIGGATLLKLGQLFSVRVELLGQYMLGASISFVTSLVAVYLVLAVLRRGKFEYFAYYCFVAGGVGLYLFL; this is encoded by the coding sequence ATGACCTGGCTTGACGCTGCCATCCTCGGACTGTTGCAGGGGCTGACCGAATTCCTGCCGGTGTCGTCGTCGGGGCACCTCGTGTTGGCGCAGGCCTTGTTGGGGGTTAAGCAACCGGGCATGTCGTTCGAGATACTCGTTCATGTAGGTTCCCTGGTGGCCGTACTGATCTACTTTCGGGTCCGCCTCTTCAAACTTGTAGTCTCATTGTTCAATCCCAGTCTGGTGGCTGATCGCAGGGTAGTTTGGTATTTGATAGTGGCCACCATTCCAGCCGGTGTCCTTGGTGTTCTGTTCGAGGATTTTTTTGCCGAGGCATTCTCCCAACCTGTCTTCGCCGGCTGGATGTTGATCGTCACCGCTATCATACTCATGTCAACGCGCTGGGCAACACGGCGGGCGAGGGACCTTACCTGGCATCCGGCTCTTATAATGGGTGTGGCCCAGGCCCTGGCCATCTTGCCCGGTATATCGAGATCGGGAAGCACAATTTCCGCCGGGCTCCATGCCGGGATAAAGCCGGCCGAGGCAGCCGAGTTTTCTTTCCTGCTGGCCATTCCGGCCATTGGTGGCGCGACCCTGCTAAAGCTTGGTCAGCTTTTTAGCGTGCGCGTTGAACTGCTTGGGCAGTATATGCTTGGGGCAAGTATATCGTTTGTTACTTCACTTGTTGCCGTATACCTTGTGTTGGCCGTACTTCGGCGCGGCAAGTTTGAGTATTTCGCCTATTATTGTTTTGTGGCCGGGGGGGTCGGGTTGTATCTTTTCCTCTAG
- a CDS encoding PQQ-binding-like beta-propeller repeat protein, with protein MNSRFCIILLAVLLLSVTGCSRRFHLTEEQMAVESVWPFHRGALRGQGFSEGAGFNGELNVIWERGSSEKPAGPLTLSHGVLIVPGSKRKIRFYDAMGGDYLGHWQAKRAAQTGLALVDSLAYFGTAPPVERLDCIDLTRRDRIWRRRLKDAAAGTIILNDRLIAASSDGLLRAYNAYNGDLLWSLKVEGRLVAGPTSDGDRIYQPVANGILLAVAAKDGRELFRVDLAQPLAASVAIADLVYVTSVHGDLFAVSPDDGHVVWQVSLGGEAWTAPAVAEGRLFVGLSSGALVALDAQTGQELWRHVTVEVVKASATVVGKFVVVGTMGGNLFCLNVADGTITAQRQLKGAVAVPPISDGSRILVATEQGEIACFGEAHEEVSRLDQQIDTGSRYERSGPFPGTGVGHGRTQGFYLRYPSPDGPQSAGKTVSRLRTNLSL; from the coding sequence ATGAACTCACGTTTTTGCATAATTCTTCTGGCGGTTTTGCTCCTGTCTGTTACCGGTTGTTCCCGACGTTTTCATTTGACCGAAGAACAGATGGCGGTTGAATCTGTCTGGCCGTTTCATAGAGGCGCCCTTCGGGGACAGGGTTTTTCCGAGGGGGCCGGATTCAACGGAGAGTTGAACGTCATTTGGGAACGGGGCAGCAGCGAAAAGCCGGCCGGTCCGCTCACGCTCAGTCACGGCGTTTTGATTGTACCCGGGTCGAAGCGAAAAATCCGCTTTTACGACGCCATGGGCGGCGATTACCTGGGCCATTGGCAGGCCAAACGGGCGGCTCAGACGGGGTTGGCGCTGGTCGATTCGCTGGCCTATTTCGGCACCGCGCCGCCGGTGGAGCGGCTGGATTGCATCGACCTGACTCGCCGTGACCGGATTTGGCGGAGACGCCTTAAGGATGCCGCGGCGGGGACGATAATATTAAATGACCGCCTGATTGCGGCCTCCAGCGACGGCCTGTTAAGGGCATACAATGCATATAACGGCGACTTGCTGTGGAGCCTCAAAGTTGAAGGTCGCCTGGTCGCCGGTCCGACCAGCGACGGTGATCGAATATATCAGCCGGTGGCCAACGGAATCCTGCTGGCCGTGGCGGCCAAGGACGGTCGCGAGTTGTTTCGCGTCGATTTGGCGCAACCATTGGCTGCGTCCGTTGCCATTGCTGATCTGGTCTATGTCACCTCCGTCCACGGTGATCTGTTTGCCGTGAGTCCGGACGACGGCCACGTGGTGTGGCAGGTATCCCTCGGCGGGGAGGCCTGGACCGCTCCGGCGGTAGCCGAAGGTCGCCTTTTTGTCGGCCTCAGCAGTGGCGCTCTGGTGGCTCTGGATGCACAAACCGGGCAGGAGCTCTGGCGCCATGTCACGGTCGAGGTGGTGAAAGCTTCGGCCACGGTGGTTGGAAAGTTCGTGGTGGTCGGCACAATGGGCGGCAACTTGTTTTGTCTGAATGTCGCTGACGGCACCATCACGGCTCAGCGACAGCTTAAAGGCGCCGTGGCCGTGCCGCCGATCAGCGACGGGTCGCGAATACTGGTCGCGACAGAGCAAGGAGAGATAGCTTGTTTTGGGGAAGCACATGAAGAAGTCAGCCGGCTCGATCAACAAATCGATACTGGATCACGATATGAACGAAGCGGCCCATTCCCTGGTACGGGAGTTGGCCATGGCCGCACGCAAGGTTTCTATCTACGGTACCCATCACCCGATGGCCCGCAAAGCGCTGGAAAAACCGTTTCTCGATTGCGAACGAATCTGTCGCTCTAA
- the amrS gene encoding AmmeMemoRadiSam system radical SAM enzyme — protein MHKEAAFYQPLPNNQVQCELCPAECKLDEGKVGICGCRFNKQGKLFTDNYGQAVTLGVDPIEKKPLYHFYPGTDILSTGANGCNLGCLHCQNWSISQTKTQTEYVAPETLVEVAQRHDSTGVAFTYTEPMIWYEYIMDAAPLLHQADLKVVLVTNGYIMPQPLATLVEYIDAANVDLKGMRPEFYAKICKGKLEPVLQTIETLAASDVHLEVTNLLIPGKNDSDEDIAGLVDFVASLSVDIPLHLSAYHPQYKLNVNATPADTMLRARALAQEKLNHVFLGNIASDEGSDSTCAGCGHTLIRRLGYRTEVVGINGAVCAECGRATTIVR, from the coding sequence ATGCATAAAGAAGCGGCCTTTTACCAGCCGTTGCCGAACAACCAAGTACAGTGCGAGTTGTGTCCGGCCGAATGCAAGTTGGATGAGGGAAAGGTAGGAATCTGCGGCTGCCGTTTTAACAAACAGGGCAAACTGTTTACCGACAACTACGGTCAGGCGGTCACACTGGGGGTAGACCCCATCGAGAAAAAACCGCTCTACCATTTTTATCCGGGCACGGATATCTTGTCGACCGGGGCCAACGGCTGTAACCTGGGATGCCTGCATTGTCAGAATTGGAGTATCTCCCAAACAAAAACCCAGACCGAATACGTCGCCCCGGAAACGCTGGTTGAGGTGGCCCAGCGGCATGATTCAACCGGTGTGGCTTTCACCTACACCGAACCGATGATTTGGTATGAGTACATTATGGACGCAGCGCCCCTCTTGCACCAGGCTGACTTGAAGGTGGTCCTGGTCACCAACGGGTACATCATGCCCCAACCGCTGGCCACATTGGTCGAGTATATCGATGCCGCCAATGTCGACCTCAAAGGGATGCGACCGGAATTCTATGCGAAGATTTGCAAGGGTAAGCTTGAGCCGGTGCTGCAAACAATTGAAACATTGGCGGCCTCCGACGTTCATCTTGAAGTGACCAACCTGCTCATTCCCGGCAAGAACGATTCGGATGAGGATATTGCCGGACTGGTCGACTTCGTGGCATCGCTCTCAGTGGACATCCCACTACACCTGTCGGCCTATCATCCGCAGTACAAACTGAATGTGAACGCCACCCCTGCCGATACCATGTTAAGGGCGCGGGCACTGGCGCAAGAGAAACTCAACCACGTGTTCCTGGGCAACATAGCCTCGGACGAAGGCTCCGACAGCACCTGTGCCGGCTGTGGTCACACCTTGATCCGACGCCTTGGATACCGAACTGAGGTGGTCGGTATAAACGGTGCCGTCTGTGCCGAATGCGGCAGGGCAACTACAATCGTAAGGTGA